One part of the Salmo salar chromosome ssa10, Ssal_v3.1, whole genome shotgun sequence genome encodes these proteins:
- the LOC106614004 gene encoding relaxin-3 receptor 1-like, whose product MQRDLRMNDSAMQQNDSAQTLAPEVCEQVLEDNAGLGYGGSTGNLSLRCWLYFLSKESILELQGDGSSITVRVMIALVYSVVCALGLVGNSLALYLLHSRHSQKQSSINCFVMGLALTDLQFVLTLPFWAIDTALDFRWPFGKVMCKIISSVTVMNMYASVFFLTAMSVARYYAVTTALKMHSRRAAAAGAKWISLGIWVVSLLATLPHAIYSTSAQLYDEELCLVRFSESGSWDPQLLLGLYQLQKVLLGFVIPLVVITVCYLLLLRFVLSQRISGATCSEGSEGRHKHRSKVTKSVAIVVLSFFLCWLPNQALTLWGALIKFDLVHFSNAYYNVQNYTFPLTVCLAHTNSCLNPVLYCIIRREYRAGLKELLLRATPSPRSLANLLPHKAKVAEAPPDMVLVQMDVIGIS is encoded by the coding sequence ATGCAGAGGGATTTGCGAATGAATGACTCAGCCATGCAACAGAATGACAGTGCACAGACCCTGGCACCAGAGGTTTGTGAGCAGGTGCTGGAGGATAATGCAGGACTGGGTTACGGTGGCTCTACTGGTAACCTGTCGCTGCGGTGCTGGCTGTACTTCTTAAGCAAGGAATCTATCCTGGAACTACAGGGCGATGGCTCCAGCATCACAGTGCGTGTGATGATAGCTCTGGTGTACTCCGTCGTGTGTGCACTGGGGCTAGTGGGGAACTCTCTGGCACTCTACCTGCTTCACTCACGCCACAGTCAGAAGCAGTCTTCCATCAACTGCTTTGTAATGGGCTTGGCTCTCACAGACCTACAGTTTGTTCTCACGCTCCCTTTTTGGGCTATTGACACGGCTCTGGACTTCCGCTGGCCCTTCGGCAAAGTAATGTGTAAGATCATCAGCTCCGTGACCGTCATGAACATGTACGCCAGCGTCTTCTTCCTGACTGCCATGAGTGTGGCACGGTACTACGCGGTGACCACGGCCCTCAAGATGCACAGCAGGCGGGCAGCGGCGGCTGGTGCCAAGTGGATCAGCCTGGGCATCTGGGTAGTGTCGCTGCTGGCCACCCTGCCCCATGCCATATATTCCACCAGTGCCCAGCTGTATGACGAGGAGCTGTGTTTGGTGCGATTCTCTGAGTCGGGCAGCTGGGACCCTCAGCTGCTCCTGGGGCTGTACCAGCTACAGAAGGTACTGCTGGGCTTTGTCATCCCCTTGGTGGTCATCACTGTGTGTtacctgctgctgctgcgcttCGTGCTGAGCCAACGCATCAGCGGAGCGACCTGCTCGGAGGGCTCGGAAGGCCGCCACAAGCACCGCTCCAAAGTCACCAAGTCGGTGGCCATCGTGGTGCTGTccttttttctgtgctggctgcCCAACCAGGCGCTGACGCTGTGGGGCGCGCTGATTAAGTTTGACCTGGTGCACTTCAGCAACGCATATTACAACGTCCAGAACTACACCTTCCCTCTGACTGTATGTCTGGCTCACACCAACAGCTGCCTCAACCCCGTGTTGTACTGCATAATTCGCCGTGAGTACCGCGCAGGCCTCAAAGAGCTGCTGCTGCGCGCCACACCCTCCCCAAGGAGCCTGGCCAACCTGCTGCCCCACAAGGCCAAGGTGGCAGAGGCTCCCCCTGACATGGTGCTGGTCCAGATGGATGTTATAGGCATTTCATGA